Proteins encoded together in one Telopea speciosissima isolate NSW1024214 ecotype Mountain lineage chromosome 6, Tspe_v1, whole genome shotgun sequence window:
- the LOC122665156 gene encoding putative invertase inhibitor, which produces MTYKFCVTALQTDPNSHHASFEGLGLIALKLDKIKMSRLISYTENLVKYKQFNDSYVKEALKDCVELYSDGIDSVMVATMAYKVRDYGTANVHMSAAFDSAFDCEDGFNERRGVEFPLKKLNQVMISVNELALYFTYELSQPKND; this is translated from the coding sequence ATGACCTACAAGTTCTGCGTTACAGCTctccaaacagaccctaacagCCATCATGCAAGCTTTGAAGGACTTGGACTTATAGCACTGAAACTTGACAAAATCAAAATGAGTCGCTTGATTTCTTACACTGAGAACCTGGTCAAGTACAAGCAATTCAATGATTCATACGTGAAGGAAGCCTTGAAGGATTGTGTGGAACTCTACTCGGATGGGATTGACTCAGTGATGGTAGCAACAATGGCTTACAAGGTTAGGGATTATGGAACAGCTAATGTACATATGAGTGCAGCATTTGATTCAGCGTTTGATTGTGAAGATGGGTTTAATGAGAGAAGAGGTGTAGAGTTCCCTTTGAAGAAGCTGAATCAGGTTATGATTTCTGTAAATGAATTGGCTTTGTATTTTACCTATGAGCTTAGTCAGCCAAAGAATGACTAG